From Polyodon spathula isolate WHYD16114869_AA unplaced genomic scaffold, ASM1765450v1 scaffolds_720, whole genome shotgun sequence, the proteins below share one genomic window:
- the pex12 gene encoding peroxisome assembly protein 12 has translation MAERGAHLTTSSLEVDDRPSIFAVVAQESLMGSVRPALQHAVKVLADSSPARYGWLWRWFDEIYVALDLLLQHHYLSQTSASFSENFYGLKRVALLGQGGGSRLASRGLPRRHHWRSLLLLALLPYCRVKLEKFLAKLREEDDFSIHLPRAPWKKFYKAFLAAYPFTSMVWEGWVFSQQLLYVFGRTWHHSPLLRLAGVRLVNLTAEDIRAMDLQPLLTAGSGTNQSAREKLRLFLSRAVGGVAFSLSTGLSVGVFFLQFLEWWYSSENQDTIKTLTSLPTPPPPVHLDEQTVPKHHTLCPLCHKTRANDTALATSGYVFCYRCAYNYVKRQQRCPLTGYPTELQHLIKLYSPDGYESPQ, from the exons ATGGCAGAACGCGGGGCTCATCTGACTACTTCGTCTCTGGAAGTGGATGACAGACCCTCCATATTCGCGGTGGTTGCGCAGGAGTCGCTCATGGGGTCTGTCCGGCCTGCCCTCCAGCACGCAGTGAAG GTCCTGGCAGACTCCAGTCCAGCTCGGTACGGCTGGCTGTGGAGGTGGTTTGATGAGATCTACGTTGCTCTAGACCTGTTGCTCCAGCACCATTACCTCTCTCAGACCAGCGCGTCCTTCTCTGAAAACTTCTACGGCCTCAAACGAGTAGCCCTGTTGGGGCAGGGAGGAGGGAGTCGTCTGGCTAGCAGGGGGCTTCCCAGGAGGCATCACTGGCGCTCCCTTCTCCTGCTGGCACTCCTGCCCTACTGTAGAGTGAAGCTGGAGAAGTTCCTAGCCAAGCTGAGGGAAGAAGACGACTTCTCCATTCACCTTCCCCGAGCCCCCTGGAAGAAGTTCTACAAGGCTTTCCTGGCTGCTTATCCGTTCACCAGTATGGTTTGGGAGGGGTGGGTTTTCTCCCAGCAGCTGTTATATGTGTTCGGCAGGACTTGGCATCACTCTCCCCTGCTCAGACTGGCTGGAGTGCGGCTTGTTAATTTGACAGCAGAGGATATCCGGGCTATGGATCTGCAGCCTCTGTTGACTGCGGGCTCTGGGACTAACCAAAG TGCTCGTGAGAAGCTGAGACTGTTCCTGAGCCGAGCGGTGGGAGGAGTGGCTTTCTCCCTGTCGACTGGCCTCTCCGTGGGGGTGTTCTTCCTTCAGTTTCTGGAGTGGTGGTACTCCTCTGAAAACCAGGACACCATCAAAACTCTAACCTCCCTCCCCACGCCACCACCTCCTGTGCACCTGGACGAGCAGACCGTACCCAAACACCACACTCTCTGCCCACTGTGCCACAAAACCCGTGCTAATGACACAGCCCTGGCTACCTCCGGCTATGTGTTTTGCTACCGCTGTGCTTACAACTATGTGAAACGGCAGCAAAGGTGCCCACTGACTGGGTACCCAACGGAACTGCAGCATCTAATAAAGCTCTATAGCCCGGATGGGTATGAAAGTCCACAGTAA